One window of Dysgonomonas mossii genomic DNA carries:
- the topA gene encoding type I DNA topoisomerase, with product MQKNLVIVESPAKAKTIEKFLGKDFKVMSSYGHIRDLKKKDLGIDLENNYTPIYEIPSDKKKVVDELKKAAKEADLVWLASDEDREGEAISWHLYKTLKLEENKTKRIAFHEITKDAILNAIENPRTIDINLVDAQQARRVLDRIVGFELSPVLWRKVKPALSAGRVQSVAVRLIVEREREIQQFKSEASYRVIAIFTKEDNGSQYEIKTELSKRLKTKQEALNLLEKLKEASFKVEDVETRPMKKSPAAPFTTSTLQQEASRKLGFPVSLTMMVAQKLYESGKITYMRTDSVNLSSLAINTTKNEIESEYGKQYSKVRHFSTKSKGAQEAHEAIRPTYINEHSISGTAQEKKLYELIWKRTIASQMADAELEKTTVTVSISNEKDMKFSAVGEVIKFDGFLHVYLEGTDEEIIDNETSLLPPVKVQDALQMKEATATERFTQRPSRYSEASLVRKLEELGIGRPSTYAPTISTIQNREYVEKSNIEGTERQYNILALKKDKISDTQKTEITGTDKGKLIPTDTGVVVNDFLIEYFPGILDYNFTANIEKEFDQIAEGEENWTKLIDKFYKVFHPIVESATNTQTDHKVGERILGVDPKSGRQVSVKIGRFGPMVQIGVQEEEEKPQFAGLQKTQSITTITLEEALKLFELPRSVGEFEGKDVSVGTGRFGPYIKHNGKFISLPKGYDPYSVDLDSAISLIEDKRQKDAEKIIKTFTEDADLQILNGRYGPYIAYQKTNYKIPKGVVPADLDFDAAMKIVKATGEKPATKTKAKSKKK from the coding sequence ATGCAGAAAAATTTAGTTATTGTTGAGTCTCCGGCGAAAGCCAAAACTATCGAGAAATTTTTAGGGAAAGATTTTAAAGTTATGTCTAGTTACGGACATATTAGAGACCTAAAGAAAAAAGATTTAGGCATAGACCTGGAGAACAATTATACTCCCATATATGAGATACCTTCCGACAAAAAGAAAGTTGTCGATGAACTGAAAAAAGCGGCAAAAGAAGCAGACCTTGTATGGCTTGCTTCCGATGAAGACCGTGAGGGAGAAGCTATATCATGGCATCTGTATAAGACATTAAAGCTTGAAGAGAATAAAACAAAAAGAATTGCTTTCCACGAAATTACGAAAGATGCAATTCTGAATGCAATAGAAAATCCTCGAACAATAGACATCAATCTCGTAGATGCGCAACAAGCACGTCGTGTTCTTGACCGCATTGTAGGGTTCGAATTGTCGCCCGTACTATGGCGCAAAGTAAAGCCAGCACTATCAGCCGGACGTGTTCAGTCGGTAGCTGTAAGATTGATTGTTGAACGTGAACGAGAAATACAACAATTCAAATCGGAAGCATCTTATCGAGTGATTGCCATTTTCACAAAAGAAGACAATGGCTCTCAGTACGAAATAAAGACAGAACTTAGCAAGCGACTTAAAACCAAACAAGAAGCTCTAAACCTTCTTGAAAAACTTAAAGAAGCAAGCTTCAAAGTTGAAGATGTAGAGACAAGACCGATGAAAAAATCTCCGGCAGCTCCCTTTACTACTTCAACCTTGCAACAGGAAGCATCTCGTAAACTAGGCTTCCCTGTTTCGTTGACAATGATGGTTGCTCAAAAATTATACGAGTCGGGAAAAATTACTTATATGCGTACCGATTCGGTTAATTTGTCCAGCTTGGCAATTAACACTACAAAAAATGAGATCGAATCTGAATATGGAAAGCAATATTCAAAAGTTCGCCATTTCTCAACAAAATCGAAAGGAGCACAAGAGGCACACGAGGCCATCCGTCCTACATATATAAATGAGCACTCAATATCGGGCACTGCACAGGAGAAGAAACTGTACGAACTGATCTGGAAGAGGACTATTGCATCTCAAATGGCTGATGCAGAATTGGAGAAAACCACTGTAACAGTTAGTATCTCTAATGAGAAAGATATGAAATTCTCAGCAGTTGGAGAAGTTATCAAGTTTGACGGGTTCTTGCATGTATACCTTGAAGGTACTGATGAAGAGATTATAGATAATGAAACAAGCCTGCTTCCTCCTGTAAAAGTTCAGGATGCACTACAAATGAAAGAGGCGACAGCCACAGAACGATTTACACAACGTCCTAGTCGCTATAGTGAAGCATCTCTTGTTCGTAAGCTGGAAGAGCTTGGTATAGGTCGTCCGTCTACTTATGCACCAACTATCTCTACGATACAGAACCGTGAGTATGTAGAGAAGTCGAATATAGAAGGAACAGAACGTCAGTATAATATCTTAGCCCTCAAAAAAGATAAAATATCGGATACACAGAAAACTGAAATCACAGGTACAGACAAGGGCAAGCTTATCCCTACTGATACAGGAGTGGTTGTAAATGATTTCCTTATCGAATATTTTCCGGGGATATTAGACTATAATTTTACTGCCAATATAGAAAAAGAATTTGACCAGATCGCCGAAGGTGAAGAAAACTGGACAAAACTTATAGATAAATTTTACAAAGTATTTCATCCTATTGTAGAATCTGCAACAAATACTCAAACAGATCATAAAGTAGGAGAACGTATACTGGGTGTTGATCCTAAATCGGGACGTCAGGTATCTGTAAAGATAGGACGTTTCGGGCCAATGGTACAAATTGGTGTTCAGGAAGAAGAAGAAAAACCTCAGTTTGCAGGATTACAAAAAACACAATCTATCACAACTATTACATTAGAAGAAGCTTTGAAATTATTCGAGCTACCTCGTTCGGTTGGTGAGTTTGAAGGTAAAGATGTTAGCGTTGGTACAGGAAGATTTGGCCCGTATATAAAACATAACGGAAAGTTTATATCTTTGCCTAAAGGATATGATCCTTACAGTGTTGATTTAGATAGTGCGATTTCTTTGATTGAAGATAAACGCCAAAAAGACGCTGAAAAGATAATAAAGACTTTTACTGAGGACGCAGATTTACAAATATTAAATGGCCGATATGGTCCATATATTGCGTATCAAAAAACAAACTATAAAATTCCGAAAGGTGTAGTGCCTGCTGATTTAGATTTTGACGCAGCAATGAAAATAGTGAAGGCAACCGGAGAGAAACCTGCTACTAAAACAAAAGCAAAATCGAAGAAGAAGTAG
- the aroB gene encoding 3-dehydroquinate synthase produces the protein MQKVIKSTDLNRDLSDILSRLSFDKLFLLTDENTERLCYPLVKDNTQIAKAGKIIIKAGDDNKNIETLSSIWKYLSENGATRHSLLINLGGGMLTDIGGFAAANFKRGIKCINIPTTLLGAVDAAVGGKTGINFNGLKNEIGAFAPAETVLIDSAFFKSLDHQNFLSGYAEMIKHGLIDSDKEWQATMSFDTEEIDYEKLKQLVVDSVGVKERIVEIDPFEKGIRKALNLGHTIGHAFESMSYELNKPVQHGYAVAWGIICELYLSHRFCGFPKEKMYKTIYFIKDNYHGFYFDCDHYERLYEYMKHDKKNESDTVNFTFLSDVGKIEINQTASKEDIFDAIDFLRESVGL, from the coding sequence ATGCAGAAAGTTATAAAGTCTACAGACCTGAATAGAGATTTGTCTGATATCCTAAGCCGATTGTCTTTCGACAAACTGTTTTTGCTAACGGATGAAAATACCGAGAGGTTGTGTTATCCTCTGGTTAAAGATAATACACAGATTGCAAAAGCAGGGAAGATTATAATAAAGGCCGGAGACGACAACAAGAATATAGAAACATTGTCTTCTATCTGGAAGTATCTTTCAGAAAATGGAGCTACCCGACACTCTTTACTCATCAATCTCGGCGGTGGAATGCTAACAGATATCGGAGGATTTGCTGCGGCTAATTTCAAACGGGGCATTAAATGTATCAATATACCCACTACCCTACTCGGTGCTGTTGATGCTGCCGTAGGAGGGAAAACAGGGATAAACTTCAACGGGTTGAAGAACGAAATAGGAGCTTTTGCTCCTGCCGAAACAGTACTGATTGATTCAGCCTTCTTCAAGAGCCTCGATCATCAGAACTTCTTGTCGGGCTATGCAGAGATGATAAAGCATGGATTGATAGACAGTGATAAAGAGTGGCAGGCAACGATGTCGTTTGACACCGAGGAAATTGACTATGAGAAGTTGAAACAGTTGGTTGTAGACTCTGTTGGGGTGAAAGAGCGCATCGTAGAAATTGATCCTTTCGAAAAGGGAATACGCAAAGCCCTCAATCTGGGACATACCATCGGGCACGCTTTCGAAAGTATGTCTTACGAACTAAACAAGCCTGTTCAACACGGCTATGCTGTTGCATGGGGTATCATTTGCGAGTTGTATCTTTCTCATCGATTCTGTGGTTTTCCGAAAGAGAAAATGTATAAGACCATTTATTTTATCAAAGACAATTATCATGGTTTCTACTTCGATTGCGACCATTACGAAAGGCTCTATGAATACATGAAGCATGATAAGAAAAATGAATCGGATACAGTAAACTTTACTTTCCTTTCGGACGTTGGTAAAATAGAAATCAATCAAACGGCAAGCAAAGAGGATATCTTCGATGCCATCGATTTCCTTCGCGAGAGTGTAGGGTTATAA
- a CDS encoding outer membrane beta-barrel family protein: MKPFLLLLLLSIAVVTNAQGYILKGTTMNESNQTVEAVTCILRNIKDSLWLKTTITDTQGLFEFKGIPNGEYTLILQHMTYEKEEHPIKIQDTDLEIPPYVLLSLNKELTEIVVSGERPIVKSEAGKLIYDAPLLIKNKVVSNAFEALQNVPSITGVGDDLSLIGTSAYTILINGQLTSMSKEQIISMLKSIPASRISNIEIMYSAPPQYNVRGAAINIVLKDKNADLPTLQGEASAEYKQAHYAGFGVRGSLLYTKSSYNIDFSIGSDKAKSWSTSDMFAIHQFDGHAYDISQKNYSMPNPESLNTRLGIGFNLKNEDKIKIVYTGNFDKYDASHTSQTKYLKDGNPYTSIDSKDDVEGNDYLHNLKAEYNSHKKLNIGADYTFYNDPSTTKYYDYEDGQILKTTFKTKTAQRVNKILLFANHTVSTKSGWDFNYGGNFSFSKNNNSYDYYKNPDNTVVDSINDTKQKEYNASVFAGFSKQFGEKLSAQASISGNYFRAAINIMGEKKTLWNDFQPFVNANLSYTHNQQLMYQLSFSSDINYPPYWALSTDRFKINAYSSAEGNPELKFSREYRTQLNVIYKQKYVLGAYYEYTPDRFIQLPYQSQSSLENIFQMVNLDYEKQFGIYLVVPFAIDRMWDTKATINLFRQEEKDDEFYDVPYKRSVYSFVAQLRNTFNISSKPNIKLDVSGFYMNGALQGIYDIKRMWDVTAGAKWTFLNNKAELMAQVQDIFKSNGATTKIDYMTQYSTMKLHPNAPVFKLSFTYRFGNYKKPKVDEVDTSRFGR, translated from the coding sequence ATGAAGCCATTTTTACTATTACTCTTACTAAGCATAGCTGTTGTAACCAATGCACAAGGATATATTCTGAAAGGCACAACAATGAATGAGTCGAACCAAACGGTGGAAGCTGTAACATGCATTCTGAGAAATATAAAAGATAGCCTTTGGCTGAAAACAACGATTACAGATACACAAGGTTTGTTTGAATTCAAGGGTATTCCTAATGGAGAGTATACACTCATTCTACAACACATGACATACGAAAAGGAGGAACACCCTATTAAGATACAGGATACAGACTTAGAAATTCCGCCATACGTTCTTCTTTCGTTAAATAAAGAACTGACTGAGATAGTGGTAAGCGGAGAGCGTCCTATCGTAAAATCTGAAGCGGGGAAACTAATTTATGATGCCCCTTTACTAATTAAGAATAAGGTGGTTTCAAATGCATTCGAAGCTTTACAGAATGTGCCAAGCATTACCGGAGTTGGTGACGATCTCAGCCTGATCGGAACATCAGCCTATACGATTCTAATCAATGGGCAACTCACCAGCATGAGTAAAGAGCAAATAATAAGCATGCTCAAATCAATCCCGGCATCCCGTATATCCAATATTGAAATCATGTATAGTGCACCACCTCAATACAATGTAAGAGGTGCTGCTATAAATATTGTACTCAAAGATAAGAATGCCGACTTACCAACTTTGCAAGGAGAGGCAAGTGCAGAGTATAAGCAAGCACACTATGCGGGATTTGGTGTAAGAGGAAGTTTGTTATATACCAAATCTTCATATAATATTGATTTCTCTATTGGTTCAGATAAGGCTAAGAGCTGGTCTACCAGCGATATGTTTGCAATACATCAGTTTGATGGGCATGCATACGATATTTCTCAGAAAAACTATTCTATGCCCAATCCCGAAAGCTTGAATACCCGGCTTGGAATTGGTTTCAATCTGAAAAATGAGGATAAGATAAAAATAGTATATACCGGTAACTTCGACAAATATGATGCAAGCCATACTTCGCAAACAAAATATCTAAAAGATGGTAATCCATACACAAGCATAGATTCGAAAGACGATGTAGAGGGGAATGATTATCTTCATAATCTAAAAGCGGAATATAACTCTCACAAGAAGCTAAATATAGGGGCTGATTATACCTTCTACAACGATCCTTCAACAACCAAGTATTACGACTATGAAGATGGTCAGATATTAAAAACTACCTTTAAAACCAAGACAGCGCAGCGTGTAAACAAAATCCTGTTATTTGCAAATCATACAGTGTCAACCAAAAGTGGCTGGGACTTTAATTATGGAGGCAATTTCTCATTCTCGAAAAACAACAATAGTTATGACTATTATAAGAACCCTGATAACACCGTTGTAGATTCAATAAATGATACCAAACAGAAGGAGTATAATGCATCTGTATTTGCCGGATTCTCTAAGCAGTTTGGTGAAAAGCTATCTGCCCAAGCATCAATATCCGGTAACTATTTTCGTGCGGCGATAAACATTATGGGCGAGAAGAAAACATTGTGGAATGATTTCCAACCATTTGTAAATGCAAACCTTAGTTATACTCATAACCAGCAGCTAATGTATCAATTGTCATTTTCTTCAGACATCAACTATCCTCCATATTGGGCATTAAGCACCGATCGTTTTAAGATCAACGCTTATTCATCGGCAGAGGGTAATCCTGAACTTAAATTCTCAAGAGAGTACAGAACACAACTGAATGTGATCTACAAGCAGAAATATGTTCTTGGGGCTTATTATGAGTACACTCCCGATAGATTCATACAATTGCCATACCAGTCTCAGAGTAGTCTGGAGAATATATTCCAAATGGTAAATCTCGATTACGAAAAGCAATTTGGAATATACCTCGTTGTACCTTTTGCAATAGACAGGATGTGGGATACCAAGGCAACGATCAACCTTTTCAGACAAGAAGAGAAAGACGATGAGTTCTATGATGTTCCTTACAAGAGAAGTGTGTACTCCTTTGTAGCACAGCTGCGTAATACATTCAATATATCTTCCAAACCCAATATTAAGCTCGATGTTTCAGGGTTTTATATGAATGGAGCTCTCCAGGGGATATATGATATCAAGCGCATGTGGGATGTAACAGCCGGTGCCAAATGGACATTCTTAAACAACAAAGCCGAACTCATGGCACAGGTTCAGGATATATTTAAAAGCAACGGTGCAACAACAAAGATCGATTATATGACACAGTATAGTACGATGAAGCTACATCCCAATGCTCCCGTATTTAAACTATCATTTACTTATCGGTTCGGTAATTACAAAAAGCCGAAAGTAGATGAGGTTGATACTTCCCGATTTGGCAGATAA